Proteins encoded together in one Vanessa tameamea isolate UH-Manoa-2023 chromosome 30, ilVanTame1 primary haplotype, whole genome shotgun sequence window:
- the LOC113391643 gene encoding mitochondrial potassium channel-like: protein MADKFRHFAQRVKDKIHFPQLQASSREKVDQLIIKYDPASKVSEIAEKFKHGNITSKVKELVSRYEKFTGIEEIMAIQNTVIEAQERFVTAQNHRRDLGRELAAIEARLKELHAEMQNTMKGDEKYLQLCTEEHKLIIQERALRTLFSDAEREERELFATMSSAVKLGHERERAHAERNKYWYIVASIFGTVLGIAGSTVNNRLKMAEFRDMMEQQMARSASVLYTVAGGGSASRADIADAMKTEFAYQEQLAANLTSMQENINNLVTKQASLIDHLNHQDHVIETQIRELKRLIIVASKNSAKSEAELAKVLSAVHQEIEEEKRDEPITPMVDGNQILTGLGIVMCAVVILSNIFGRIS from the exons ATGGCTGACAAGTTTCGCCATTTCGCACAAAGAGTGAAGGATAAAATTCATTTTCCACAGTTACAAGCCAGTAGTCGTGAAAAAGTCGATCAGCTTATCATCAAGTATGACCCGGCTTCGAAAGTTTCAGAAATAGCCGAGAAGTTCAAACATGGTAATATTACTAGTAAAGTCAAAGAACTAGTCTCGAGATATGAAAAATTCACGGGTATCGAAGAGATTATGGCGATACAGAACACCGTCATCGAAGCACAG GAACGTTTCGTAACTGCCCAAAACCACAGACGCGATCTGGGAAGAGAATTGGCAGCAATCGAGGCGAGATTGAAGGAACTTCACGCGGAAATGCAGAATACAATGAAGGGCGATGAAAAGTACCTCCAGCTCTGTACTGAAGAACACAAG TTAATCATACAAGAGCGCGCGCTGAGGACGCTTTTCTCTGACGCGGAAAGAGAGGAGAGGGAGCTGTTCGCGACGATGTCGTCCGCCGTGAAGCTCGGCCACGAGAGGGAGCGCGCGCACGCGGAACGCAACAAGTATTGGTATATTGTCGCCTCTATATTTG GCACAGTTCTCGGAATAGCTGGGTCAACTGTAAACAATCGTCTCAAAATGGCCGAGTTCAGAGACATGATGGAACAGCAGATGGCTCGGAGCGCCAGCGTCCTGTACACTGTAGCTGGGGGTGGTTCAGCTAGTCGAGCTGACATCGCTGATGCTATGAAGACTGAATTCGCTTATCAg GAGCAACTTGCAGCTAATTTGACCTCGATGCAGGAGAACATAAATAATCTAGTCACAAAACAGGCCTCTTTGATTG ACCACCTGAACCACCAAGACCACGTCATAGAGACCCAAATCCGGGAACTGAAGCGTTTGATAATAGTCGCCTCGAAAAATAGTGCCAAGTCAGAAGCGGAACTTGCAAAAGTACTATCGGCTGTCCATCAGGAAATTGAAGAGGAGAAGAGGGATGAACCAATCACACCAATGGTGGACGGTAATCAGATTCTGACAGGTCTTGGTATAGTGATGTGCGCTGTGgtaatattgagtaatattttcGGTAGGATCAGTTGA
- the LOC113391654 gene encoding HMG box-containing protein 4 isoform X1 — protein sequence MQEDLEVTGVSRSGRVRKKSSKLMDFESPDDIETRFRRQTPLKTYSNVRHEEQVEYQEPTPQRPVEEAGTASGSESDYYENNADNGESMESDSSVSDEGSARTPANSLYMMEKSKKKVIVKDGRVVGRAKAQRKDKGKTRITAYMMWAKEARNDLLRKHPDLDFSAISKRLGEMWANVNYNERYLWKRKAKRFAMQKEQNQPVVNKIISNPSIRPALGQGPGRPPAGRAPPRPAPPTPPHQALVAAGGAAGVGVGVGAAAYRVSGCGAAEVAAHLRLLGESLAIIGERLKEHEGQIAVSGSVSVLLDTLLCSLAPLLAVARAIPAIAPPPALMRDTLHNIAYIMPGL from the exons ATGCAAGAAG ATTTAGAGGTGACAGGGGTATCGCGTAGTGGCAGAGTCAGAAAGAAAAGTTCAAAATTAATGGATTTTGAGTCGCCTGACGACATTGAGACGAGATTCCGTCGTCAAACTCCATTGAAGACGTATTCAAATGTGAGACACGAAGAGCAGGTGGAATATCAGGAGCCAACTCCGCAGAGGCCCGTCGAAGAAGCTGGGACTGCGTCTGGAAGTGAATCtgattattatgaaaacaatgCAGACAATGGTGAAAG cATGGAATCCGACAGCTCAGTCTCGGACGAGGGCTCCGCACGTACACCTGCGAATTCCTTGTACATGATGGAGAAGAGTAAGAAAAAGGTGATCGTCAAGGACGGTAGAGTCGTTGGGAGAGCTAAGGCTCAACGGAAAGATAAAG GCAAAACACGCATAACGGCGTACATGATGTGGGCTAAAGAAGCTCGCAATGATCTTCTAAGGAAGCACCCGGATTTGGACTTTTCAGCGATATCAAAACGTCTTGGAGAAATGTGGGCTAAT GTAAATTACAATGAAAGATATTTGTGGAAGAGAAAAGCAAAGCGGTTCGCTATGCAGAAGGAACAGAATCAACCGGTCGTTAACAAGATCATTTCTAATCCAA GTATTCGGCCTGCCCTCGGTCAGGGCCCCGGCAGGCCCCCCGCGGGCCGCGCGCCCCCTCGGCCGGCTCCCCCTACGCCTCCGCACCAGGCACTCGTG gcggcgggcggcgcggcgggcgtgGGCGTGGGCGTGGGCGCGGCCGCCTACCGCGTGTCGGGCTGCGGCGCCGCCGAGGTCGCCGCGCACCTGCGCCTGCTCGGGGAGAGCCTCGCCATCATCGGGGAGAGGCTCAAGGAACACGAG GGTCAGATCGCGGTGTCGGGCTCGGTGTCGGTGCTGCTGGACACGCTGCTGTGCTCGCTGGCGCCGCTGCTGGCCGTCGCGCGGGCCATCCCCGCCATCGCGCCCCCCCCGGCGCTCATGCGGGACACCCTCCACAACATCGCCTACATCATGCCCGGCCTGTAA
- the LOC113391654 gene encoding HMG box-containing protein 4 isoform X2, producing MQEEVTGVSRSGRVRKKSSKLMDFESPDDIETRFRRQTPLKTYSNVRHEEQVEYQEPTPQRPVEEAGTASGSESDYYENNADNGESMESDSSVSDEGSARTPANSLYMMEKSKKKVIVKDGRVVGRAKAQRKDKGKTRITAYMMWAKEARNDLLRKHPDLDFSAISKRLGEMWANVNYNERYLWKRKAKRFAMQKEQNQPVVNKIISNPSIRPALGQGPGRPPAGRAPPRPAPPTPPHQALVAAGGAAGVGVGVGAAAYRVSGCGAAEVAAHLRLLGESLAIIGERLKEHEGQIAVSGSVSVLLDTLLCSLAPLLAVARAIPAIAPPPALMRDTLHNIAYIMPGL from the exons ATGCAAGAAG AGGTGACAGGGGTATCGCGTAGTGGCAGAGTCAGAAAGAAAAGTTCAAAATTAATGGATTTTGAGTCGCCTGACGACATTGAGACGAGATTCCGTCGTCAAACTCCATTGAAGACGTATTCAAATGTGAGACACGAAGAGCAGGTGGAATATCAGGAGCCAACTCCGCAGAGGCCCGTCGAAGAAGCTGGGACTGCGTCTGGAAGTGAATCtgattattatgaaaacaatgCAGACAATGGTGAAAG cATGGAATCCGACAGCTCAGTCTCGGACGAGGGCTCCGCACGTACACCTGCGAATTCCTTGTACATGATGGAGAAGAGTAAGAAAAAGGTGATCGTCAAGGACGGTAGAGTCGTTGGGAGAGCTAAGGCTCAACGGAAAGATAAAG GCAAAACACGCATAACGGCGTACATGATGTGGGCTAAAGAAGCTCGCAATGATCTTCTAAGGAAGCACCCGGATTTGGACTTTTCAGCGATATCAAAACGTCTTGGAGAAATGTGGGCTAAT GTAAATTACAATGAAAGATATTTGTGGAAGAGAAAAGCAAAGCGGTTCGCTATGCAGAAGGAACAGAATCAACCGGTCGTTAACAAGATCATTTCTAATCCAA GTATTCGGCCTGCCCTCGGTCAGGGCCCCGGCAGGCCCCCCGCGGGCCGCGCGCCCCCTCGGCCGGCTCCCCCTACGCCTCCGCACCAGGCACTCGTG gcggcgggcggcgcggcgggcgtgGGCGTGGGCGTGGGCGCGGCCGCCTACCGCGTGTCGGGCTGCGGCGCCGCCGAGGTCGCCGCGCACCTGCGCCTGCTCGGGGAGAGCCTCGCCATCATCGGGGAGAGGCTCAAGGAACACGAG GGTCAGATCGCGGTGTCGGGCTCGGTGTCGGTGCTGCTGGACACGCTGCTGTGCTCGCTGGCGCCGCTGCTGGCCGTCGCGCGGGCCATCCCCGCCATCGCGCCCCCCCCGGCGCTCATGCGGGACACCCTCCACAACATCGCCTACATCATGCCCGGCCTGTAA